Proteins found in one Triticum aestivum cultivar Chinese Spring chromosome 4D, IWGSC CS RefSeq v2.1, whole genome shotgun sequence genomic segment:
- the LOC123095704 gene encoding protein saal1, with product MPATAEEAAMAAGDTGAPAAGGAGKDGEPESPREPDPDHHAPVSPGASEEEEGASGAVEAGQDDDAPDPEDEPEEGGDATEDDMDEEEEEEEEGDEDEEDAPTHLPFAPAEEESLEETTTVDPSYTISLIRQLIPKGSSVEKEFRDSTQPDNTDPSEKSDKQGLPEERSVSPKDQLEECGCILWDLAASEPQAELMINNLVIEVLLENLRTANSSRVKELCLGIMGNLVCHESLVAAISLKKGLIATVMEQLFLDDVKCLSETFRLLAAILRSSAYVSWAQALLPDEILSRILRIVGKTDNATLLEKIIGFLSTVIDNRDVIAMLIQPLLKLGLVDRIIGLLTTELERSPDEKLDRSGSLDLVLHFMEELSAIHCVSKAMTSNDRLIKVLVNMIKSPDKVEVASYCASVVIVISNILTDGKHLVPKISRDLPFLEGLLEVLPEVPDDDQARYALWSILARILAQVQATELNSSSLDRFASLFSGKFGLIKDDLENQVVDEEKLTPEDALLKGWISRCLVAISFFMERWIEEKSSQSNEGSIGNAREVLGYCQKALS from the exons ATGCCCGCCACCGCCGAAGAAGCTGCCATGGCGGCCGGCGACACGGGCGCGCCCGCGGCGGGCGGAGCGGGGAAGGACGGCGAGCCCGAGTCGCCGCGGGAGCCGGACCCCGATCACCACGCTCCGGTGTCGCCGGGCGCTTCCGAAGAGGAAGAGGGCGCCAGCGGCGCGGTCGAGGCGGGGCAGGACGACGACGCGCCTGACCCGGAGGACGAGCCGGAGGAGGGCGGTGACGCCACGGAGGACGatatggacgaggaggaggaggaggaggaggagggggacgaggacgaggaggacgcCCCGACGCACCTGCCGTTCGCGCCCGCGGAGGAAGAG TCACTTGAGGAGACAACTACAGTTGATCCAAGCTATACTATCTCTCTTATAAGGCAACTAATACCTAAGGGATCCAGTGTGGAGAAAGAGTTCAG GGATTCAACGCAACCGGATAACACGGATCCTTCTGAGAAAAGTGACAAGCAGGGTCTTCCAGAAGAAAGGAGTGTCAGCCCTAAGGATCAGTTGGAAGAGTGTGGTTGTATTCTGTGGGATCTTGCGGCTAGTGAACCTCAAGCAGAACTTATG ATTAATAACCTTGTGATTGAAGTGCTTTTGGAAAACCTTCGTACGGCAAATTCTTCTAGGGTGAAG GAACTTTGTCTTGGAATCATGGGAAACTTAGTCTGTCATGAATCTCTAGTTGCTGCAATCTCTTTGAAAAAAGGTTTAATTGCAACTGTCATGGAGCAATTGTTTCTAGATGATGTCAAATGCCTTTCTGAAACATTCAG GTTGTTGGCTGCCATTCTTCGGTCCAGTGCATATGTTTCTTGGGCTCAAGCTCTTTTACCTGATGAGATTCTTTCACGTATTCTACGGATAGTTGGGAAGACAGATAATGCTACATTACTTGAAAAG ATCATTGGCTTCCTATCAACTGTCATTGATAATCGAGATGTGATTGCTATGCTTATCCAGCCCTTGCTTAAACTGGGTTTAGTTGACCGTATTATTGGGTTACTAACAACTGAGCTTGAAAGATCACCGGATGAGAAGCTAGACAG ATCAGGTTCTCTTGATTTGGTCCTTCACTTCATGGAAGAATTATCAGCCATACACTGTGTTTCAAAGGCAATGACATCGAATGACCGGCTGATTAAAGTGCTAGTTAACATGATCAAGTCGCCAGATAAAGTTGAG GTTGCAAGCTATTGTGCTTCGGTGGTGATCGTAATATCAAATATTTTGACAGATGGAAAGCATTTGGTGCCTAAGATATCCCGTG ATTTACCGTTCCTGGAGGGCCTACTTGAAGTTCTTCCAGAGGTCCCTGATGATGACCAAGCTCGATATGCACTTTGGAGTATCTTAGCGCGTATTCTGGCACAAGTGCAAGCAACTGAGTTGAACTCCTCGTCCCTCGACCGGTTTGCGTCTCTGTTCTCAGGCAAGTTCGGCCTCATCAAAGATGACCTCGAGAATCAGGTGGTTGATGAAGAGAAGTTAACACCTGAGGATGCTCTCCTGAAGGGATGGATATCGAGATGT CTCGTGGCTATCTCCTTCTTCATGGAGAGATGGATCGAGGAGAAGTCCTCCCAGAGCAACGAAGGCTCCATCGGCAATGCTCGGGAGGTGCTGGGCTACTGCCAGAAGGCGCTCAGCTAA
- the LOC123095705 gene encoding uncharacterized protein produces the protein MEGRPRGGGGGGRTAMDYSLAALKLFASQLAGSTTAPSSEGSSPAQMLFGIRFQRAWIQGVVVRADYSVGDGRLFVDDGSCVTELMLRPEDAKGQPWRPGMYVLIIGAYIAPQSTESLPMVKVHKIVDLSAQPDREAMWYMEVAEAYNFFYKADASGVGSPP, from the exons ATGGAGGGACgcccccgcggcggcggcggcggcggccggaccgCCATGGACTACTCGCTGGCGGCGCTGAAGCTGTTCGCCTCGCAGCTGGCGGGCTCCACCACGGCCCCCTCCTCCGAGGGCTCCTCCCCCGCGCAGATGCTCTTCGGCATCCGCTTCCAGCGCGCCTGGATCCAG GGCGTGGTGGTGCGCGCGGACTACAGCGTCGGCGACGGGAGGCTGTTCGTGGATGACGGCTCCTGCGTCACCGAGCTCATGCTCCGGCCCGAGGATGCCAAGGGCCAGCCCTGGCGCCCAG GGATGTATGTGCTCATTATTGGGGCATATATTGCACCCCAGTCTACGGAAAGTCTGCCGATGGTCAAG GTGCACAAGATAGTGGATCTCTCAGCGCAGCCGGACCGTGAAGCGATGTGGTACATGGAAGTCGCCGAGGCGTACAACTTCTTCTACAAGGCTGACGCCTCTGGGGTCGGCTCACCGCCATGA